One window of Paenibacillus albicereus genomic DNA carries:
- the purH gene encoding bifunctional phosphoribosylaminoimidazolecarboxamide formyltransferase/IMP cyclohydrolase — MAIRRALISVSDKTGIVEFARELAAAGVQIISTGGTHSLLEKEGIPVIGISEVTGFPEIMDGRVKTLHPAVHSGLLAVRDNEEHQRAIRELGLDYIDLVVVNLYPFAATIAKPDVTYEDAIENIDIGGPTMLRSAAKNHAFVTVVVDAADYEGVLGEIKQGGDTSLDTRKRLAAKVFRHTGAYDALIGDYLSKLGGDPLPERYTVTYEKVQDLRYGENPHQRAAFYRRPLASEGNVTTAEQLHGKELSYNNINDANAALAIVKEFSEPAVVAVKHMNPCGVGVGADIHEAYQKAYAADPTSIFGGIVAANRMIGEETAQLLSEIFLEIILAPDYTPEALDILSRKKNIRLLRTGELASAEGRKSDWVVTSVEGGMVVQESDVHSISEADLKVVTERQPTAEEMKQLLFGWKVVKHVKSNAILLAKDDRTVGVGAGQMNRVGAARIAIEQAGEQAKGAALASDAFFPMGDTVELAAKAGITAIIQPGGSIKDEESIRAANEHGIAMVFTGVRHFKH, encoded by the coding sequence GTGGCTATTCGCAGGGCGCTTATCAGCGTATCGGACAAGACCGGCATCGTTGAGTTCGCGAGGGAGCTGGCGGCAGCCGGCGTACAGATCATCTCCACCGGGGGCACGCACAGCCTGCTGGAGAAGGAAGGCATCCCGGTCATCGGCATCTCCGAGGTGACGGGCTTCCCGGAAATCATGGACGGCCGCGTCAAGACGCTGCATCCGGCCGTGCACAGCGGACTGCTCGCCGTGCGCGACAACGAGGAGCATCAGCGCGCCATCCGCGAGCTCGGCCTCGACTACATCGACCTCGTCGTCGTCAACCTGTACCCGTTCGCGGCGACGATCGCAAAGCCCGACGTGACGTACGAGGACGCCATCGAGAACATCGACATCGGCGGCCCGACGATGCTGCGCTCCGCGGCCAAAAACCACGCCTTCGTCACCGTCGTCGTCGACGCCGCCGATTACGAGGGCGTGCTGGGCGAAATCAAGCAGGGCGGCGACACGTCGCTGGACACGCGCAAGCGTCTCGCGGCCAAGGTGTTCCGCCATACCGGCGCGTACGACGCGCTCATCGGCGACTACCTGTCCAAGCTCGGCGGCGACCCGCTGCCGGAGCGCTACACGGTCACGTACGAAAAAGTGCAGGACCTGCGCTACGGGGAGAACCCGCATCAGCGCGCCGCCTTCTATCGCCGGCCGCTGGCCTCGGAGGGCAACGTCACGACCGCCGAGCAGCTGCACGGCAAGGAGCTCAGCTACAACAACATCAATGACGCCAACGCGGCGCTCGCCATCGTCAAGGAGTTCAGCGAGCCGGCCGTCGTCGCCGTCAAGCATATGAATCCGTGCGGAGTCGGCGTCGGCGCCGACATCCACGAGGCCTACCAGAAAGCGTACGCAGCCGACCCGACGTCCATCTTCGGCGGCATCGTCGCGGCGAACCGCATGATCGGCGAGGAGACGGCGCAGCTTCTTTCGGAGATTTTCCTGGAAATCATCCTCGCGCCCGACTACACGCCGGAGGCGCTGGACATCCTCAGCCGCAAGAAGAACATCCGCCTGCTCCGCACCGGGGAGCTCGCCTCGGCCGAGGGCCGCAAGAGCGACTGGGTCGTGACGAGCGTCGAGGGCGGCATGGTCGTGCAGGAGAGCGACGTGCACAGCATCTCCGAAGCCGATCTGAAGGTCGTCACCGAGCGCCAGCCGACCGCCGAGGAGATGAAGCAGCTGCTGTTCGGCTGGAAGGTCGTCAAGCATGTCAAGTCGAACGCGATCCTGCTGGCCAAGGACGATCGGACCGTCGGCGTCGGCGCCGGCCAGATGAACCGGGTCGGCGCGGCCCGCATCGCCATCGAGCAGGCAGGTGAGCAGGCCAAGGGAGCGGCGCTCGCGTCGGACGCGTTCTTCCCGATGGGCGATACGGTCGAGCTCGCGGCCAAGGCGGGCATCACCGCGATCATCCAGCCGGGCGGCTCGATCAAGGACGAGGAGTCGATCCGGGCGGCCAACGAGCACGGCATCGCGATGGTGTTCACCGGCGTGCGCCACTTCAAGCACTAA
- the purN gene encoding phosphoribosylglycinamide formyltransferase: protein MRIAIFASGQGSNFQALADAAADGKLGGSIELLVCDRAEAPVVERARRSGIDTWVFDSSAYASREAYEGEILAELERRGVGLVVLAGYMRILTPVLVDAFAGRMINIHPSLLPAFPGMHAIRQALNYGVKVTGVTIHFVDGGLDSGPIIAQRALEIDEGESEASLAERIHAAENVLYPWAVRGFAEGRISLDGRRVLVSSGAGAGPDDDPADK from the coding sequence CTGCGCATCGCCATCTTCGCCTCCGGCCAGGGCAGCAATTTCCAGGCGCTGGCGGACGCGGCGGCGGACGGGAAGCTCGGAGGCTCCATCGAGCTTCTCGTCTGCGACCGTGCGGAGGCGCCCGTCGTGGAGCGGGCGCGCCGCAGCGGAATCGACACCTGGGTGTTCGACTCGTCGGCGTACGCTTCGCGCGAAGCGTACGAAGGCGAGATCCTCGCCGAGCTGGAGCGCCGCGGCGTCGGCCTCGTCGTGCTGGCGGGCTACATGCGCATCCTGACGCCGGTGCTCGTCGACGCCTTTGCAGGGCGGATGATCAACATCCATCCGTCGCTGCTGCCGGCTTTCCCCGGCATGCATGCGATCCGGCAGGCGCTGAACTACGGCGTCAAGGTGACTGGCGTCACGATCCACTTCGTCGACGGCGGCCTCGACAGCGGGCCGATCATCGCGCAGCGGGCGCTGGAGATCGACGAGGGCGAGAGCGAGGCCTCGCTCGCCGAGCGCATCCATGCCGCCGAGAACGTGCTCTACCCGTGGGCGGTGCGCGGCTTCGCCGAGGGACGGATCTCGCTCGACGGCCGCCGCGTGCTCGTCTCTTCCGGCGCAGGAGCCGGACCGGACGATGATCCGGCGGACAAGTAA
- the purM gene encoding phosphoribosylformylglycinamidine cyclo-ligase, with the protein MAEAYKQAGVDIAAGNEAVERMKKHVKRTIRPEVLGGLGGFGGLFSLDKNKYEEPVLVSGTDGVGTKLMLAFAMDKHDTIGIDAVAMCVNDIIVQGAEPLFFLDYLATGKVEPEKIEQIVAGIAEGCVQAGCALIGGETAEMPGMYTPEEYDIGGFTVGVVDRAKMIDGSTIAPGDAVIGLASSGIHSNGYSLVRRLLLEQAGYGLQDELAELGGKRLGDVLLEPTRIYVKPALELIAKVRVKGMAHITGGGFIENIPRVLPEGVNVEVDCGSWPIQPIFKLLQDKGSITNRDMFTTFNMGIGLVVVVPPDEAEAALAALAELGEAAYRIGTVTEGSRIVTFTGADV; encoded by the coding sequence ATGGCAGAGGCATACAAGCAAGCCGGCGTCGACATCGCGGCGGGCAACGAAGCGGTCGAGCGCATGAAGAAGCACGTGAAGAGGACGATCCGTCCGGAGGTGCTCGGCGGGCTGGGCGGCTTCGGCGGCCTGTTCAGCCTGGACAAGAACAAGTACGAGGAGCCGGTGCTTGTTTCGGGCACGGACGGAGTCGGCACGAAGCTCATGCTCGCCTTTGCCATGGACAAGCATGACACGATCGGCATCGACGCCGTCGCCATGTGCGTCAACGACATCATCGTGCAGGGCGCGGAGCCGCTGTTCTTCCTCGACTACCTGGCGACGGGCAAGGTCGAGCCGGAGAAGATCGAGCAGATCGTGGCCGGCATCGCCGAAGGCTGCGTGCAGGCGGGCTGCGCCCTGATCGGCGGCGAGACGGCCGAGATGCCTGGCATGTACACGCCGGAGGAATACGACATCGGCGGCTTCACGGTCGGCGTCGTCGACCGCGCCAAGATGATCGACGGCAGCACGATCGCTCCCGGCGACGCGGTCATCGGCCTGGCGTCGAGCGGCATCCACAGCAACGGCTACTCGCTCGTGCGGCGCCTGCTGCTGGAGCAGGCCGGCTACGGCCTGCAGGACGAGCTGGCGGAGCTCGGCGGCAAGCGCCTCGGCGACGTGCTGCTGGAGCCGACGCGCATCTACGTCAAGCCGGCGCTGGAGCTGATCGCCAAGGTGCGGGTGAAGGGCATGGCCCACATCACCGGCGGCGGCTTCATCGAGAACATCCCGCGCGTGCTGCCGGAAGGCGTGAACGTCGAGGTGGACTGCGGCAGCTGGCCGATCCAGCCGATCTTCAAGCTGCTCCAGGACAAAGGCTCCATCACGAACCGCGACATGTTCACGACGTTCAACATGGGCATCGGCCTCGTCGTCGTCGTGCCGCCGGACGAGGCGGAGGCGGCGCTTGCCGCGCTCGCGGAGCTAGGCGAGGCGGCGTACCGCATCGGCACCGTTACGGAGGGCAGCCGCATCGTCACCTTCACCGGGGCGGACGTCTGA